A part of Carcharodon carcharias isolate sCarCar2 chromosome 6, sCarCar2.pri, whole genome shotgun sequence genomic DNA contains:
- the LOC121279201 gene encoding A-kinase anchor protein 5-like, which translates to MRNELGRFGMTRREKQPLWLTAGDHTLNASNDHTLNASDDHTLNASDDHTLNASNDHTLNASNDHTLNASDGHTLNASDDHTLNASDDHTLNASNDHTLNASDGHTLNASDDHTLNASDDHTLNASDGHTLNASDDHTLNASDDHILNASDGHTLNASDGQILNASDDHILNASDGHTLNASDDHILNASDGHTLNASDDHILNASDDHTLNANDDHTLNASDDHTLNASDDHTLNVSDDHTLNASDDHTLNVSDDHILNASDNHTLNANDGHTLNASDDHTLNANDGHTLNASDDHTLNASEGHTLNASDDHTLNASDNHTLNANDGHTLNASDDHTLNASDDHTLNASDDHTLNASDDHTLNASDGHTLNASNGHTLNASDGHTLNASDGLLPLTLNDQAADSH; encoded by the coding sequence CTGGGGACCATACCCTGAATGCCAGCAATGACCATACTCTGAATGCCAGCGATGACCATACCCTGAATGCCAGCGATGACCATACCCTGAATGCCAGCAATGACCATACCCTGAATGCCAGCAATGACCATACACTGAATGCTAGTGATGGCCATACCCTGAATGCCAGCGATGACCATACACTGAATGCCAGCGATGACCATACCCTGAATGCCAGCAATGACCATACACTGAATGCTAGTGATGGCCATACCCTGAATGCCAGCGATGACCATACACTGAATGCCAGCGATGACCATACACTGAATGCCAGCGATGGCCATACTCTGAATGCCAGCGATGACCATACACTGAATGCCAGCGATGACCATATCCTGAATGCCAGTGATGGCCATACTCTAAATGCCAGTGATGGCCAAATCTTGAATGCCAGTGATGACCATATCCTGAATGCCAGTGATGGCCATACCCTGAATGCCAGTGATGACCATATCCTGAATGCCAGTGATGGCCATACCCTGAATGCCAGTGATGACCATATCCTGAATGCCAGCGATGACCATACACTGAATGCCAACGATGACCATACTCTGAATGCCAGTGATGACCATACTCTGAATGCCAGCGATGACCATACACTGAATGTCAGCGATGACCATACACTGAATGCCAGTGATGACCATACCCTGAACGTCAGTGATGACCATATCCTGAATGCCAGCGATAACCATACACTGAATGCCAATGATGGCCATACTCTGAATGCCAGCGATGACCATACACTGAATGCCAATGATGGCCATACTCTGAATGCCAGTGATGACCATACCCTGAATGCCAGCGAAGGCCATACTCTGAATGCCAGCGATGACCATACACTGAATGCCAGCGATAACCATACACTGAATGCCAATGATGGCCATACTCTGAATGCCAGTGATGACCATACTCTGAATGCCAGCGATGACCATACCCTGAATGCCAGTGATGACCATACACTGAATGCCAGCGATGACCATACTCTGAATGCCAGCGATGGCCATACCCTGAATGCCAGCAATGGCCATACTCTGAATGCCAGTGATGGCCATACCCTGAATGCCAGTGATGGCCtgctgcctctcaccttgaatgACCAGGCAGCAGATTCCCATTGA